The Anaeromyxobacter sp. Fw109-5 genomic interval TTCTCGTCCAGGCCCGCCGCCGCCTCGAGCTTCTGCTCGAGGGTGATGACGAGGTCGCGGACGCGGCCGCGCCGCTTGAAGAGCTCGGTGAGCGCCTCGAGCGCCTCGGGGCTCGCCGGGTCCGCCTCGAGCGCCCGCCGGAAGGCGGCCTCGGCGCCCTCCAGGTCGTCGAGCCGCTCGTCGCGCACCTTGCCGAGCCGGAGCAGCAGCCGCGCGCGCGCCGTCCCGCGCGCGTCCTCGGAGACCTGCTCCAGCACCGCGGCGAGCTCCTCCTGCGCCTCGGTCTCGTCGGCGAGCCGCGTCGCGGCCCCGAGCGCCTCGGCGTCCCCGGGCGCGTCCGCGAGGGCGCGGCACCAGGAGAGGAAGGCCATCTCCTTCTGCCCGAGCCGCTTCTCGTGGACCGCGGCGACCTCCTTGAGGAGCGCGATCTTCTCGGCGGGATCGACCACGTATGGCGCGAAGAGGTCGCACACGCGCGCGTACGCCCGCCAGTTGCCGGCCGCCTCGTGGACGGCGCGCAGCTCGTCGTAGGCGCTCCGGTTCGCCGGGTCGAGCTCGAGCACCTTGTCGAGCGCCGCCGCGGCGGCGTCGGGCTTCCGCTGCTGCCTCCACAGCTCGGCCACCGCGAGCCAGGCCGGCACGGCCTCGGCGGGACCGCCCTGCGCGGCGAGCAGCGCCGCCCGGGCCTCCGCCGCGCGCACGCCGTCCGCCGCCGCGCCCGCCGACCGGAACACCTCCTCCAGCCGCACCAGCTCGTCCGCCGCGTGCGGCTCGATGTCGAACCCGAGCTTCGCCTGCTCCACCGCCTCGCGCTTGTTCCCGGCGCGCAGCAGCACCTCGGCGAGCTCGATCCGGACGCGCTTCACGCCCGCCGCGTCCTCCTGCAGCGGCACGAGGCGGCGGTACACGCCGGCGAGCGCCTCCGCCTCCCCCTGCGCCGCGTAGATGTCGCGGAGCGACTCGAGCGCGCGGCGGTTCTTCGGATCGGAGTCGAGGACCGCCTTGTACGACTGGACCGCCTGGCCCATGTCGCCGAGCCGGGTCCCGAGGATCGCGCCGAGCTTGTCGTTCAGGCGCGCGATCTCGCGGCGGTCCACGGTCGCCTGCACGCGCAGGCGCAGGAGCTGGGCGAGATCCTGCCAGCGCTCCAGCCGCTCGTAGAGGTCCTCGAGCGCGGCGAGGGCGCCCTCGTGGCGCGGGCGCGCGGCGAGCAGCTCCTTCCAGAGCGCGACCGCCTCGTCGAGCCGGCCGAGCTCCGCGGCGAGCGCCGCCATCTTCGCGAGGACGCGCTCGCGCGCGGCCGCGTCGCCGGGGGCCACCCGCTGGGCGGCGAGGTTGCGGAACAGGTCCTCGTGCCGGCCGGCGCCCTCGTACAGCGCCTCGAGCGCACGCAGCGAGGGCACGTGGCGCGGGTCGGCGGCGGCCGCGGCCTCGTACGCCTCCGCTGCGCGGTCCGGCGCGGCGAGCCGCTCCTCGCAGAGCTGCCCGAGCCGGAACAGCGTCTGGACCTTGTCGGGGCCCTGCGCGCGGTGGGCGCGCTGGCCGAGGACGTCCGCGAGCTCCTCCCACTGCTCGAGCCGCTGGAAGAGCCGCTCGAGCGCGGGCAGCGCCTGCGGCGCCGCGCCCTCGTCGAGCGCCATCGCCTTGCGGAGGAAGGTGGCCGCGCGGGCGGGCTCGCCGAGCTTCTCCTCGTAGAGCGCGCCCAGGCAGAGCGCGACCTTCGCGGTCTCCATCGGCGGGAGCCGATCGAGCTCGTCCTCGTAGATGGCGGCGAGCTCCTCCTCGTGCCCGCTCGCCTCGGCGAGCGTCTCCATCCGGGCGCGGAGGGCCGGGTCGGCGGGATCCTCGCGGAACGCCTTGCAGAGCGCGAGGAACGCGAGCTGCGGGTCGCCGAGCTGCGCCTCCCGGAGCTCGGCGAGCTGGACGTAGAGGGCCTTGCGCTCGAGCGGATCGGGCCGCTCGGCGGCGCGCACCTCCAGCACGGCCGCCTGCTTCGAGACGTCGCCGCCGCGGGCGTAGGCGTCCTCCAGGATCGCCGCGGCGCGCGCGTTGCCCGGGTCCTTCTGGAGGATCGCCTCGAGCCGCGCGATGGCCTCGGGGTGGTCCGGGCGCGCGGCGAGCACCTCCTCGTAGAGCGAGACGGCGCCCTCGCGATCGAGCAGGCGCGTCTCGCTGAGCTCCGCGAGCCGCTGGCGGAGCGGCACGAGCGCGGCCTCGTCGCCGGCCGCCGCCGCGGCCGCGATCTCGCGGGCGAGCACGTCCGCGAGATCCACCCAGCGCTCCGTCCGGACGCAGAGCCGGTCGAGCCGCGCGAGCGCGTCCCGGTCGTGGGGCGCGAGCTCCAGGACCTCGCGCAGGCTCTGGATCGCGCCGGTCACGTCGCCGAGCCGCTCGTCCTGGAGGACGGCGAGCTCGGCGTGCAGCGCGGCGCGCGCCTCGGGCGACTCCTCCACCGACAGCGCGCGCCGCAGCGCCTGCGCGAGCGCCTCCGGCTCGGCGCCGTCGCGCAGGGCCGCGGCGAGGCCTGCGATCGCCTCCCGGTCGTCCGGGGCGAGATCGAGCAGCCGCTGCCACGCCTCCGCGGCGCGGCGGGGATCGCCCAGCGCGAGGCGCGCGATGCGCCGCTGGTACTCGGCGCGGGCGGCGGGCGCGTGCGCCCGGTCCGCGTGCTCGGCGAAGAGCGCCGCGAGCTCGTCGCCGAGCCCGGACGCCTCGGCGAAGCGGGCGGCGAGCTCGAGCGACTCCGGCGCGTCGGGATCGGCGGCGAGCGCCCGGCTCGCGGCGAGGAACGCCATCTCCGCGTTCCGCAGCGCCCCGCCGTACACGCCCGCGATCCGGCGCAGCAGGGCGGCCCGCGCGGCGGGCTCGGTCTCGTGCGCGGCGCGCGCCTCGAGGACCTCGATCACCTTCCCGTGCTCCCCGCCCGTCGCGAAGATCGGCTCGAGCAGCGTGGCCGCCTCGATGGCCGCCGGGCCGCTCGCGCGGGCGAGGTCCTCCAGCGCGGCGAGCGCGGCGGGGTGGCGCGGCACCTTCTCGAGCACCGCGCGGTAGCAGGCCAGCGCGCCCTCCGCGTCGGAGAGCCGCTGGTGGCGGATGCGCCCGAGGCGGTAGCGGAGCTCGGCGGCCTCCACGACGAGGTTCGGCTGCCGGTCGGCGACCGCGACCTCGCGGGAGAGCACGTTCGCGAGGTCGTCCCACCGCTCGGCGGCGCCGAGCATCTTGCCCAGCAGCCGCAGCGCGTTGGGATCCTCGGGATCGACGGACAGGATCTTCCGGTAGGCGGCGATGGCGCCGTCCCGGTCGGAGAGCTGCTCAGCCATGATCTTCGCCACCTCGAGCAGGAGTTCCTTGCGCGCCGCGGCCGCCGGCGCGACGTCGGCGAGCCGTTCGAGGGCGCGCGCGAGCTCGCGGTGCGCCCCGACCTTCCGGTAAACACGCGCGAGCGCGCCCAGCACCTCGGCGCTCGGCGCCACGTCCGCGATCTCCTCGTACCAGCGCGCCGCCCCCTCGGGCCGGCCGAGCCGGTCCGCGGTGATCACCGCGAGCCGCCGCTTGAGCTCGAGCGCGATCTGCGGGGCCAGGCCGGGGACGGCGAGCGCGTCCTCGAACGCGCCCGCGAGCTCCTCCCAGGCCCCGGTCGCCGCCGCGAGGCGCTCGAGCTCGGCGCGCGCGCCCGGCGCGTCGGTGCCGCGCTGCAGCGCGCCCTGCAGCTCCCGCAGCTTGGCGCCGAAGGCGCGGCCGCGGTCGCCGAGCCGCTCCTGCAGGGCCGCGATCTCGGCGAGGAGCGGCGCCCGCTCGGCGTCGTCGGCGGTCTCGAGCCGCACCTCGAGCAGGGCGGCGAGCCGGCGCGTGTCGCCGGCGGCGCGGAGCACGTCCTCGAGCACGCGCGCGGCGGCGCCGCGGGCGTCGGGCCGCGCGAGGAGCCGCTCCAGCCCGGCCACCGCCCCCGGGTCGCGGGGCAGCTCGGCGAGCACGTCGGCGTAGGCCTCGATGGCGGGGTGGGCGTCCTCGGCGGCCTCGAGCGCGGCGGCGCGCTTCAGCAGCAGCGCGCCCCGGCGCGCGGGGTCGCCCGCGGTCGCGTCGGCGAGCGCCCCCACGACCTCGAGCCACTCGGGCCCGCCGCGCGGCAGCAGGCGCTCGAGCCCCTCCAGCACGGCCACGTCGCCGGGCGCCTCGTCACGGGCGGCGAGGTACGCCTCGCGCGCGGTGTCCGGATCGCCGAGCTCCTCGGCGACGCGCGCCGCGTGCAGCAGGTGCTCGGCGCGCTCGCCGCCTTCGGCCAGCGCCGCCCGGTGGCGGGCGAGCGCGAGCAGCTCCGACGCGGAGCGCGCCGCCGCGAACAGGGCCTCGAGGGCCTCGAGCGCCTCGGCGTCGTCGGGGGCCGCCTCGACCACCGCGCGCCACGCCGCGATCGCCGCCGGTCCCCCACCGCCCTCGGTGCGCAGGCGCGCCGCGCGACGCCGGAGGGAGAGCGCCTCCTCGGGCCCCGCCTCGTGGGCGGCCTCCTCCCACAGCTCGCAGAGCGCGTCCTCGTTCCCGGTGGCGCGGGCGAGCCGCTCGAGCTCGGCCTCCACCGTGCCGCGGACCTCGCCGCCCTCCCCGAAGGCGCGGCACGCGGCGACGAAGGCCATCGCGGGCTCGCCGAGCTCCCGCTCCATCAGCTCTCGGATCTCCCCGAGCAGCGCGGCTCGCTCCGCCGGCGCCTGCACCGCGCGGAGGCGCTCCTCCCGCGCGGCGACGCGCAGGGCGTGCTCGCCGGCCGCGGTCAGGGCCGCGTCGGCGAGGTCGAGCGCGTCGCGGCCCACCTCGCCGGCCGTGGCCGCGAGCCCCACGATCGCGTCGCGCGAGGCGGTGCGCGCGGGATCGCGGCGGAGCAGCTCGGAGTGCAGCTCGAGCGCGCCGGCCGGATCGTCGAGCCGGGTGCGGCGCAGCTCCGCGAGCCGCGCGGCGGCCTCGGGGTCGAAGCCGCGGGCGAGCCTCCGCTCGAGGGCGGCGGCCAGCTCGGCGGGCCGGTCCAGCCGCTCGTGCAGCCGCTCGAGGGCGGCGGCGGCCTCGGCGTCCTCCGCGGCGATGGCGGCCACCTGCGTCCAGGCGGCGGCGGCGCGAGCGGGATCGCCGAGCTTGCCCTCCGCGACCGCCGCCTCCTCGCGCAGCGCGTCCTCCCGCGCCGCAGGATCCCCCGCGCGGCGGGCGATCTCGGCGCAGACGTCGGAGAGCTCGCCCCAGCGCTCGCGCCCGCGGTGCAGCCGGCGCAGCGCGGAGAGCGCCTCGCGGTCGGAGGGGCAGGCCGAGAGCAGCCGGCCCCACGCCTCGGCGGCGGCGTCGGGATCCTTGCGACGGTCGGCGAGCTCGGCGCGCTCACGCAGGATCGCGGCGCGCAGCTCCGGCGGGGCGGCGTCCGCGAGGGCGTCGTACACCCGCGCGCACGCCTCCGCCTCCTGCGCCTCCGCGGCGAGGCGACGGAGCTCGGCGCGGTGCGCCGCGTCGGCCGGCGCGGCGCGGACGGCCTCCGCCATGGCGAGGAACGCGAGCGAGGCCTGATGCAGCTCCTGATCGTGGACGCGCGCGGCCGCCCGCCACGCCGCGGCGCGCGCGCCCGGATCGGCGGCGGCGCGCGCCTCGGCCTCGTGGGCGCGGGCGCGCCGGCGCGGGTCGGGGTGGCGCGCGAGGGCCCGCGCGGCGGTCGCCACCGCCGCGGGGTTCGTCCCGTCGAGGTGGGCCTCCACCGCGGCGAGCGTGGCCGGGTCGTCCGGCCTGGCGGCGAGCGCCGCGGCGAGCCGCTCCGCCGCCGCGGGCGCGTCGCCCAGCTCGTCCTGGATGCGCGCGCTCTCCAGCGCGGCGCGGGCGGCCTCCGCCGGGTCGGCGGCGGCGCGGGAGAGCTCCGCGAGCGCCTCCGCCCGCCCCTGGACGTCGCCCGCGTCGCCCAGCGCCACGGCGAGCCGGGCGAGGAGCCGCGCGCGGCCGTCGCCGGGCGCCGCCGCGAGGGCCTCGCGCAGAGCCGCCGCCGCGGCCGCCGCGTCGCGCAGGCCGTCGTGCAGCACCGCTGCGCGCTGCGCCAGCAGCGCCGCCCGCTCGGCGCCGTCGGCCCGGGCGGCGCGGTCGGCGAGGAGCGCCGCCGCGTCCACCCACCGCTCGGCGGCGAGGGTGACGCGGGTGAGCGCCGCGAGCGCGGCCGCGTCGTCGGGCGCGAGCTCGAGGGCGCGTCGCAGCTCGCGCGCGGCGTCCTCGAACGCGCCCAGATCCTCCTCGGCGATCGAGGCCGCGCGGAGCCGCAGCGGGAGCTCGTCCTCCGGGCGGGCGGCGAGCTTGCCCGCGGCCTCGACGAGGACCTCGAAGAGCTCGCGCTCGGCCCCGACGCCTGCGGCGAGGATCTCGGCGCGGCGGCGGGCCTCGGCGTGCTGCGGGCACGCGCGCACGGCGGCGAGCGCCGCGGACAGCGCGCCGCGCGCGTCCCCGAGCCGATCCGCCCGGAGCGTGGAGGCATCGAGCAGGTGGCGCGCTCGCTCGTGCGGGTCGGCGTCCGCGGGCAGCTCGCGGGCGAGCCGCTCGAGCGAGCCGGCGTGCCGCGCGGCGTCCCCGAGGGCGGCGTACGCGCGCGCGAGCGCCTGCGAGATGCGCAGCGGCTCGACCGCGCGCGCGAGGAGCCGCTCGAGCAGCGCGATGGCGTCGCCCTGCTGCGCGGGCCCGACGCCCCCTGCCTGCAGCACCGAGAGGGCGAGCTCCGCCGCCTCCCCGTGGCGCGCGAGCGGATCGGCGAGCAGCTCGGCGCGGGCGATCTCCACCGCGGCCCGCTCCGCGCCGCCCCTGCGCGTGGCGAGGCGCGCGAGGACGCCGGCGCGCTCCTCGGCGGCGCGGGCTCCCGGGATGGCCTCGAGCGCCCCGTTCAGCCCCCAGAGCCCCTCGTCGTCCTCCTCCACCGCCAGGGTGTCGCGCCAGGCGGCGGCGGCACGCTCCGGCTGGCCGGCGTCCACCCACAGCCGTCCGAGGCGCGCCGAGAGCGCGCGGCGCTCGTCGCCCTCCGCGGCGTCGCGCCGCTGCTCCAGCTCGCTCGCCAGCTCGACCTGCTGCCCCGCCCGCGCCATGCAGGCCTCGAGCGCCGCGGTGGCGCCGCGGTCCTCGGGATCGAGCTCCGCGAGGGCGCGCCAGGCGCCCACGGCCTCGTCCGGCTTCCCCAGGTCGCGATCGAGGATCTCCGCCACCCGGCGGAGCAAGGTCTTCTTCGCCCGCAGGTCGTCCTGGACCGCGGTCGCCGCGGCGCGGTAGGCGCGCACGAGATCGAGGAAGGCGTCGGCCCGTGCGGCCGCGCCCTCCATCGCCTTGCGCGTCGCGGCCCGCGACGGTTCGAGCGCCAGCGCGCGCGAGAGGGTGCGCAGCGCCTCCTTCGGCCGGCCCAGCTGCTCCTGCTGCACCTCCGCGAGCCGCTCCAGGATCCGGATCCGCTCTGCGCGATCGCGCTCCAGCCCGGCCGACGCCTCGAGCACCTGCGCGAGCGCGCTCCACTCTTCCGCCTCCTCGAGCAGGGGGGCGAGCGCCGCCGCCGCCGGCGCGTGGCCCGGATCGGCGCGCAGCGCCGCCTCGAGGTGGCGCCGGGCGCGCGCGGGATCGCCGAGCCGCTCGCGCGCGAGCTGCGCGGCGCGCACCCGCAGCGGCGCGTGCGCCGCCTTGGGCTGCGCCGCCGCCAGGTGCCGCTCGAGCGTCGCGAGCGCCTCCTCGAACCGGCCCGCGTCGGCGTGGTGCTCGAACGCCTGGAGCGCGGCGGGCTCGCAGGCGGGATCGAGCGCCAGCGCCTTGCCGAGCGCCGCGAGCGCGCTGTCGGCGTCGCTGAACCGGACCACGTCGACGCGCGCCATCTCGAGGTGCAGCGCGACCAGGGCCGCGCGGTCGCGGGTCTGCGCGGCGAGCCGCGCGAGCGCGTCCGAGTACCCGCGGTGGTCGCCCTTCTCCCCATGGATGCGAGCGAGGAGATCGAGCGCGGCGGGATCGCCGGGGAGGAACGCCCAGGCGCGGTCGATCCGCTCGAGCGCGCGCGGGGTGCCCTCGGGGTCGTAGGCGAGGTGGAGCTGGGCGAGCCGCAGCTGGAGGGTCGCGGCCTCACGACGGTCGCGCGCCTGCGGCACGCGGGCCTCCAGCGCGCGGACCTCGTCCCGCCACGCGCGCGGGAACGCCCGCAGCCGGTCGCGGGTGGCGGCCGCGCCCGGCGCGGCCCGGTCGAGCGTGATCGCCTCGATGACGGCGTCGGTCGCGAGCCCGTGTTCCAGCGGCTCGTCGGCGAGCCGCGCGGCGAGGCGGGCGTACTCCGCCGCGAGCTGCCCGCCCTCCGCCCCGGCGTCCCGGGCTTCGTCGAGGAGCCGCTTCGCCTGGGCGAAGTGCCGGAGCGCGGCGAAGGCGGCGACCCCGCGATCGCGGGCCTCACCGAGGGCGGGATCCAGCCGGCACGCGCGCGCGTACAGGATCGCGGCGCGATCGCGCCGTCCGAGCCTCTCCTCCTGCAGCACGCCGAGGCGCAGCGTGAGCCGCGCCGCGTCGGCCGGCTCCGCCGCCGCGGCGGCGCGCTCGAGCACCGTCGCGAGCCCCGCCCAGTCCTGGCGCTCCGAGAGGAGCTGCCCGAGCGCCGCGAGCGCGCCCGGCTCCGCGGGCTGCGCGTGCAGGAGCTGCCGGTAGAGCTCCTCCGCTCGCGCGACGTTCCGCAGCTTCGTCCGCGCGAGCGTGGCCGCCTTCGCGAGGAGCGGCGCGCCCGGCTGGGGCACGAGGCGGGCGCGCCCCTCGTACAGGGCGACGAGGTCCTCCCAGCGTGCGGCCTGCTCGTAGAGCGCCTCGAGCGCCTCGAACGCCCCGGGGTCCCCCGGCGCCGCCTCCAGGGTCTCGAGGTGTGACCGGATCTGCTCGTCCAGGGAGGGTGCGCTCAAGGTGGGTACGCTCGGCGAGAGGGGGCCAGAAAAAGCGCCGACGGCCCGGAAGTATAGGTCTCGCTCCCCGGGGGGGTCAACGTTACGACTGCGAGATTTCCCAGCCCTTACGGGAGGTTGCCTACATCAGCGCAGCCGAAATCGGCCGATGTCGCTCGCGCCCGGGCGCGGACGCCGCGCGTCGCTCCCGCTCGCCGCCGCGCGGGCCGCCGTGCACCCCGAACGGGTTCGAGGTGCAGCGGCGGCTGACCGCAGAGAGCCGCGATCAGGGGGCCGGGATGTACTCGACCAGCTGCTCGGTCCGCTCGCCCTCCTCACGCACCTTGCCGACGTCGGGCGCGAGCCAGTAGATGCGGTCGTCGCCCACCTTGTCCACGCGCTCCCGCTTCACCTGGAGGCAGGTGTACGTGCGCCCCTGGACGGTGACGGGCACGTCCTTGGCCAGCACGGTGAAGCGGTACACCTGGTCCTTGACGCCGGTGATCCCGTCGGAGGCGCTCCACTCGCTCTCGGTGACGGTCGCCGTGTAGGTGTAGCCCACCGGCGCGGCGGCGGAGAGCGTCTTCGGGGCGGCGGGGGACCAGGTGGTGATGCGTGCGGGCGTGGTCTGGCCGGTCTTCCAGTCCTCCTCCCGGGCGCGCAGCACGAACCCGTCCTTCTCCAGGAGCCAGGCGCGCTCCTCCTGCGTCGGCTCCGTGTCCACGACGAGGATGGCGGTGGCCGTCGAGTCGGGGATCGCCCTCGGACCGACCACCCGTACGACCTTCTCGAACTTTCCGCGGAGCGGGTCGTCGATCTCGTAGCGCCACGTGGCGCCCGTGCCGAGCGGCGCGAGGGTGCTCTCTCCGCCGGGCGGCTGGGCTCCGGAGGGGATGGACTCTCCACCGCAGGCGGTGAGCGCCAGCGCGGCGGCGACGGACAGCAGCTTTCGGCGGGGCATCAGGCGATCTCCTTCGAGGCCGGCGGCGGCGCGGCGGGGCGGATCTCCACCGGCCTCGCCTCGGGGTACCGCGCGTCGGGTTCGGGGTTGGCCGGGGCGTCCGGCACCTTGAACAGGTCGAGGCCGGCGAGCAGGAGCGACGCGAACGCGGCGCCGGTGAAGGCGAGCGGGAGGCTCCCGTGCCCGCAGGCCATGCCGAGCCCGATGACGAGGAACAGCACGGCGGCGTCGCGGGGGTCCTTGAGGCCGGAGCGGAACCGGACGAAGCTCCCCAGCCCGACGAGGCCGAACGCCTTCGCGAGGCTGTCGCCGATGACGATGGTGATGATCGTGGCGGCGACGCAGAGCAGGATCTGCGCCTGGACCATCTCCGGCCGCGGCGTGGAGCGGCCCATGAGCCAGCGCCACGGGCGTACCGCGAGCACCGCGCCGATGACGAGGGCCGCGGCGAAGCGCGGCGCGAGCTCGCTCACGCGCAGCGCGGCCACGTCCACGCCGCCCTCGGCGGCGAGCCGGGTCAGATCGAACATGCGGCCTCCTCGACGCGCGCGGCCGGCGCCGCCTCGGCGGCGAGCGCGGCGCGCGCGAACGCCGCGTGAGCGTTGCGCAGGACCGGGAGGCTCCCCGGGGCGGCGCGCAGGGCGCGTGACACGAGGGCGCGGCCGCGCTCCGTCGGCGCCAGGTGGCGCAGCGAGGACACCGCGGTCGCGGGCCAGAGCTGCACCCCCACCTCGCGCAGCGCCCAGGCGCGCGGGTGATCCATCCCGTCCACCGAGTCGAGCGCCTCCTTCGTGGACGGGAGCGCCCGCTCGCGCAGCCCCCAGGCGTACGGGGCGTCGAGGCCGGAGAGCGAGCGCAGCACCCGCTTCGCGGCGCGATCGAACAGCCGCTCGCGCAGCTCGCGGGCCACCTCGCCGTCCACGTCCTGTGTGGACCGCAGCGCGGCCAGCCGATCTCGATCGGCGAGCGCGACGCGCAGCGCGTCGGCGCGGCCGCCCGAGACGCCCGCGAGGCTCCGCGCGACGGCGCGGTGCAGCTCGCGACGCATCCCCTCCTCGCGCAGCGCCCAGCCTTCCGCCTCGTCGAGCCCGGCGAGCCCCTCCAGCACCGCCGCCAGCGCCCCGCGTTCCAGGCCGCGCGCGCGCAGCTCCCACGCCTCGGACGACCCGTTCAGGGACAGGCCCGCGAGCGCCGCCTCGGGCGCCTCGTCGAACAGGAGCTCGCGGAGCGCCATCGCCTCGGGAGAGGGATCGTCGCCGAGGCCGCGGAGGACGTCCTCCGGGACCTCGGGCGCGAGGGCGCGGCGCAGCGCGAACGCCGCCGGATCGCCCAGGCCGTCGAGGCTCCGCGCCACGAGGCGGGGAGAGCGGGGCGCGAGCCCCGCGCGCAGCGCGTGCTCGGGCGCGCCGGGGATGCCGGACAGGAGGAACGCGGCGAGGTGCGGCTCGTCCTCCGCGAGCGCGCCGATGGCGGCGCGGAAGCGGGCCGCGATCCGCTCGGGCGCGGCCTCCGCCTCGCCCGGGCTCCCGCCGGCGCGGCGGGAGCGGGGCGGACGGAGGGAGTCCCGCGCCGCCACGCGCGCGAGGATCGCCTCGGCGACCTCCTCGGCGAGCTCCGCGAGCGGCCGCCCCTCGTTCGAGGTCACGATCCAGCGCGAGGGATCCCGCTCGGCCTCGGCGCGGAGGTGCCGCCGGACGCGGACCTGCAGGCCGGCGCCGGCGAGGCCCTTGCGCGACTCCTCGTCACGGTCGCGCCCCTCGAGGATCTTGCCGACCCGCTTGCGCAGCCGGGCGAGATCCGGGTCCACGTCGACGAGGACGACGAGATCGGGCCAGGTCCCGGCCGCGCCCACGCGCACCGCCGCCTCGACCTCCTCGCGCGGCAGGCCCCGCCCCGCCGCCGCGAGGGCGACGAGCGAGTGGAGGCTCCGGTCGGCGACGACGATCCCCCCGCCGGCGAGCGCGGGCCGGACGATCTCGTCGAGCTGCTGCGTCTCGCGGGCGAGGTTCAGGAAGAGCTCGGTGCGCGGGGACATCTCGAGCAGGCGCGCGTCCCGGGTCAGCTCGCGCACGCGGCGTGCCACGGCCGACCCCAGGATCCCCTTCTCGCGCGCGTGCAGGACGGAGTGGCCCGCCGCCCGCAACCGCTCGCAGACCTGGTTCGAGAGGCTCGTCTTGCCGCTCCCGTCGATCCCTTCGAACGAGACGAACACGCTGTCAGGCCCCCGTGGAACGGCCTCGGGCGTAGAGCCCGCTCGCCGCCGCGAACTTCGAGTAGGAGGTGCCGCGACTCCGGCCGAGATGGGCGAGCCAGCGCGGCAATCCCTCCGGACCGAACTTCAGCTCGACCACGACGCGCGGCTCGGCCCCTAACGCGGCGCCCAGCCCGCCGTGCCACGCCGGGGCGTCGTCGGCGAACAGCGACCACCCCGCCTGGTGGAACGAGAGCCCGTCGTCGATGGTCACCCGCCAGCCCGGCGACGTCTGGTAGACGCGGCGCCGGTACGAAGTCGCGACCACCGGGGCGAGCGTGCCGAAGGCCGCCGAGAGCGAGCGGCCCACCACGTCGCGCACCTCGCCAGGCGCGAGCCAGATCCGCTC includes:
- a CDS encoding DUF4956 domain-containing protein, with amino-acid sequence MFDLTRLAAEGGVDVAALRVSELAPRFAAALVIGAVLAVRPWRWLMGRSTPRPEMVQAQILLCVAATIITIVIGDSLAKAFGLVGLGSFVRFRSGLKDPRDAAVLFLVIGLGMACGHGSLPLAFTGAAFASLLLAGLDLFKVPDAPANPEPDARYPEARPVEIRPAAPPPASKEIA
- a CDS encoding dTMP kinase, whose protein sequence is MFVSFEGIDGSGKTSLSNQVCERLRAAGHSVLHAREKGILGSAVARRVRELTRDARLLEMSPRTELFLNLARETQQLDEIVRPALAGGGIVVADRSLHSLVALAAAGRGLPREEVEAAVRVGAAGTWPDLVVLVDVDPDLARLRKRVGKILEGRDRDEESRKGLAGAGLQVRVRRHLRAEAERDPSRWIVTSNEGRPLAELAEEVAEAILARVAARDSLRPPRSRRAGGSPGEAEAAPERIAARFRAAIGALAEDEPHLAAFLLSGIPGAPEHALRAGLAPRSPRLVARSLDGLGDPAAFALRRALAPEVPEDVLRGLGDDPSPEAMALRELLFDEAPEAALAGLSLNGSSEAWELRARGLERGALAAVLEGLAGLDEAEGWALREEGMRRELHRAVARSLAGVSGGRADALRVALADRDRLAALRSTQDVDGEVARELRERLFDRAAKRVLRSLSGLDAPYAWGLRERALPSTKEALDSVDGMDHPRAWALREVGVQLWPATAVSSLRHLAPTERGRALVSRALRAAPGSLPVLRNAHAAFARAALAAEAAPAARVEEAACSI
- a CDS encoding VTC domain-containing protein, with the translated sequence MITHLFAETGITNLRREVKLLLEPDEADSVGDVLARCGPALESRVVAVYFDSSGGALAHRAASSPGDCVKVRAKAYSPDRNEEPGRVVLEVKRERAGITSKERIWLAPGEVRDVVGRSLSAAFGTLAPVVATSYRRRVYQTSPGWRVTIDDGLSFHQAGWSLFADDAPAWHGGLGAALGAEPRVVVELKFGPEGLPRWLAHLGRSRGTSYSKFAAASGLYARGRSTGA